In Pajaroellobacter abortibovis, the following are encoded in one genomic region:
- the asnB gene encoding asparagine synthase (glutamine-hydrolyzing): MCGIAGLAANFLERSERQALISSMRMAISHRGPDSGKDFSDENISLGMQRLAIIDLPGGEQPMFIEDDSIAIVYNGEIYNAASIRKELIKQGIPFYTRSDTEVILRLYQQNTEKVEQHLHGMWAFCIYDKPKRRIILSRDRFGIKPLFIAQVEQGLAFSSELDSLLQLCHLPHFFPLFSLNKSAAHAMLSWSYIPEDATIFSGIRRLPPATRYTVNLDGWTAYQSVYWELQPSHDSAYVRTLSEACELIEPLLQKSIQGHLTSDVPFATMLSGGIDSSLVNAYITDSGIHPTAYSTGSLISHFDETEHAKQTAKLLDLPHQIVIIDDESICKTLAEALLAHDEPFGDSSSIAAWILCKKISENYKVALGGDGGDEIFAGYAKHRIIPVRDALATFPYVRKVLKKVLNAFPRRIDRTSRWSELLRKTHRIARGLEEDDALTYVYLTQIASLEVTAPLLRDTSSASFFEAKALERFHQAKGEQLYRTLFCDLSNMLPNDMLTKMDRASMACSLEVRVPFLDHSLVEAGLGLPASFTLGKRGKEVLRALHAKWFGTELASRPKQGWGVPVEQWLRTWLAPCCDELFTEKRIERLGLLSTKTLGGGRWRTWVQHNPQILWNAVVLSLWGEAKLGKGPDEVRSLLRVEDSKPFRVWKKQ; the protein is encoded by the coding sequence ATGTGTGGAATAGCAGGCTTAGCAGCCAATTTTCTCGAACGTTCTGAAAGGCAAGCCTTAATTTCATCCATGCGGATGGCCATTTCACACCGAGGCCCTGACAGTGGCAAGGATTTTTCAGATGAGAATATAAGTTTAGGAATGCAGCGACTCGCTATCATTGATCTTCCAGGCGGCGAACAGCCAATGTTCATCGAAGATGATTCTATCGCGATTGTATATAATGGAGAAATTTATAATGCAGCTTCTATACGTAAGGAACTGATAAAACAAGGGATTCCCTTTTACACCCGGAGCGACACCGAAGTAATCCTCCGACTTTATCAGCAAAATACTGAGAAAGTGGAACAACACCTACACGGCATGTGGGCTTTTTGCATTTACGATAAACCCAAACGGCGAATCATATTGAGTCGAGATCGTTTCGGAATTAAACCACTTTTCATCGCTCAAGTTGAGCAAGGATTAGCTTTCTCTTCCGAGCTAGATTCCCTCCTACAATTATGCCATCTGCCTCATTTTTTTCCTCTCTTCTCTCTTAATAAAAGCGCAGCGCACGCTATGCTCTCGTGGAGCTATATTCCGGAAGATGCTACCATCTTTTCAGGAATCCGCCGTTTACCTCCTGCTACACGATACACCGTGAATCTAGATGGCTGGACAGCATATCAATCTGTCTATTGGGAACTCCAACCCTCACATGACTCAGCATATGTGCGTACGCTATCTGAAGCATGTGAGCTGATTGAACCACTCCTTCAGAAATCTATCCAAGGTCACTTAACAAGCGATGTTCCTTTTGCAACAATGTTGAGTGGAGGAATCGACTCATCTCTGGTTAATGCCTATATTACAGACTCCGGTATCCATCCTACAGCATATTCTACAGGTTCTCTCATAAGCCACTTTGATGAAACCGAGCATGCAAAACAAACAGCAAAATTACTTGATTTACCTCATCAGATTGTTATCATCGATGATGAGAGTATATGCAAAACCCTCGCCGAAGCTTTATTGGCTCATGACGAGCCTTTTGGAGATTCATCAAGTATAGCAGCATGGATTTTATGCAAAAAAATATCAGAAAACTATAAGGTTGCGCTCGGAGGGGATGGAGGAGATGAAATATTTGCAGGCTACGCTAAGCACCGCATTATTCCAGTGCGGGATGCCCTTGCTACTTTTCCTTACGTTCGAAAGGTACTTAAGAAAGTCCTCAATGCTTTTCCTCGACGGATAGATCGAACATCTCGGTGGAGTGAGCTTTTGCGAAAGACTCACCGTATCGCTCGCGGCCTTGAAGAAGACGATGCGCTCACCTACGTGTATTTAACACAGATCGCCTCTCTTGAAGTGACAGCCCCTCTCCTCCGAGACACAAGTTCCGCCTCCTTTTTTGAAGCGAAGGCTTTAGAGCGATTTCATCAAGCAAAAGGAGAGCAGCTTTATCGCACGCTCTTCTGCGATCTGTCCAATATGCTTCCCAATGACATGCTGACCAAAATGGATCGCGCTAGCATGGCTTGTTCTCTCGAGGTGCGGGTCCCTTTTCTCGATCACTCTCTCGTAGAAGCAGGGCTAGGGCTTCCTGCTTCATTTACCCTTGGTAAGCGAGGGAAGGAAGTGCTTCGCGCACTCCATGCAAAATGGTTTGGAACAGAGCTCGCTAGCCGCCCCAAACAAGGTTGGGGAGTACCTGTAGAGCAATGGCTGCGTACCTGGCTCGCTCCTTGCTGCGACGAATTGTTCACAGAAAAGAGAATCGAAAGGCTTGGTCTTCTTTCCACAAAAACTTTAGGAGGAGGGAGATGGCGCACATGGGTTCAGCACAACCCTCAGATCTTATGGAATGCTGTTGTTCTATCCCTATGGGGAGAGGCAAAACTCGGGAAAGGACCAGATGAAGTCCGCAGTTTGCTCCGAGTGGAAGACAGTAAACCGTTTCGCGTATGGAAAAAGCAATAG
- a CDS encoding glycosyltransferase family 4 protein, which produces MLTPQKKTYRLTHIFTVSSSLIFIKNQIQFIKEKGFEISIIAAIQDDKIENFCQEEGVHFYTLPIRRAITPKQDLFILKQLTQILHQIQPHVVHAHTPKGGLLGMLGATVAKVPIRFYHMRGLPFTTASKSKHYLLKNTEKISCKLAHQVLCQSHSLRNFVIYENICSAQKTTVLCEGSNGIDFENRFNPRRFSKSTCFELKKDMNIPYSSQVIGYVGRITCDKGIPELQESWNLIKKKNQNVYLVIIGSLDEREKNENLYSNFCNDPQVRLIPHTDIPEQYYAIFDLFVLPSYREGFPNVLNEAAAMQLPIVTSNAIGCTDAVEHEVTGTVVPIGDTISLTQAIEKYLNNHNLRREHGIAGRKRVERLFAQKPIWEALEQLYYRFLFLRGYKS; this is translated from the coding sequence ATGTTAACACCCCAAAAAAAGACATATCGATTAACTCATATCTTTACAGTTTCATCGTCTCTTATCTTCATAAAAAACCAAATTCAATTCATCAAAGAGAAGGGATTTGAAATTTCTATTATTGCTGCTATTCAAGATGATAAAATAGAAAATTTCTGTCAAGAAGAAGGCGTTCATTTTTATACCTTACCCATAAGGCGCGCTATTACTCCAAAGCAAGATTTGTTTATTTTAAAGCAACTTACACAAATCCTCCATCAGATTCAACCACACGTTGTCCATGCTCATACGCCAAAAGGAGGACTACTTGGCATGCTTGGAGCTACAGTAGCCAAAGTTCCTATACGCTTCTATCATATGCGGGGATTACCTTTCACAACTGCATCCAAAAGCAAACATTATCTTCTCAAAAATACTGAAAAAATATCATGCAAACTCGCACATCAGGTTTTATGTCAAAGTCATTCTCTTCGCAATTTTGTCATCTACGAAAATATCTGTAGTGCACAAAAAACAACTGTATTGTGCGAAGGAAGCAATGGAATTGATTTCGAAAACCGGTTCAATCCGCGTCGATTTTCCAAGTCCACTTGTTTTGAATTAAAAAAAGACATGAATATACCATATTCAAGCCAAGTGATTGGCTATGTAGGTAGAATTACATGTGATAAAGGAATTCCTGAGCTACAAGAATCTTGGAATTTAATTAAAAAAAAGAATCAAAATGTCTATTTGGTTATTATTGGAAGTCTTGATGAAAGAGAAAAAAATGAAAATTTATATTCTAATTTTTGCAATGACCCACAAGTCCGTTTAATTCCTCATACGGATATTCCTGAACAATACTACGCTATTTTCGATCTTTTTGTGTTACCCAGCTACCGAGAAGGTTTCCCTAACGTCCTCAACGAAGCTGCCGCAATGCAACTACCTATTGTTACATCAAACGCAATTGGTTGCACAGATGCTGTAGAGCATGAGGTGACAGGAACCGTAGTTCCTATAGGAGACACGATATCTCTTACTCAAGCTATTGAAAAATATCTCAACAATCACAACCTAAGAAGAGAACATGGCATTGCTGGACGTAAACGCGTCGAGCGTCTTTTTGCTCAAAAGCCGATCTGGGAAGCACTAGAGCAACTGTATTATCGTTTTCTTTTTCTTCGAGGATATAAATCATAA
- a CDS encoding ATP-binding cassette domain-containing protein — protein MIKKIKDLIIQNRKDKINIFVVLVASIFVSFLEILGFLCISFFIQSIEGGVKKGKDFFRFSQIFCFFQFDSFYVSGCFVIFLYVIRYISVNFLNRYFFDFIYSRQEIVSRNFVERIFYRKYPYYQHIDSSEAINIVSSQIPDFVHYVVVRIYLIFLEIISSVPVLVLVLMQAPKAVFVVGVLSGTLFLMGYRSIRKRIVPLGRRERVSLEQMVRYLQQGLGMLKEARLAGRESFFLESYEESNRVFCDSRSLYMTLASRIRFLFETLGVIGLVCIGFWIFFYNKNYYYTSTTLGILATGIVRLVPAISRVLACSLEIRHYINNVEILWQMIVGSNRLEQNMPAQQICSTLQKPFQEAPPSFIQEVRMIDVEHNYSSSLKPALHSVACSFKKGECVGIIGPSGSGKSTFLDIFMGLMKPSAGVLEVDGQKLISPHDVQRWQRRIAYVPQDVFLWDDSVLHNITFDNEKNGYDHARLAQVIEQAQLASVIKELPQGIHTWVGERGIRLSGGQRQRIGIARALYRSAEVFVFDEATSAIDINLERSLVEVIHSIKPNRLILIVAHRLAAVRKCDRILFIKGGRIEDKVDTDYIVEKQGCLELSSR, from the coding sequence ATGATTAAAAAAATAAAAGATTTAATTATTCAAAATAGAAAAGATAAAATAAATATTTTTGTTGTTTTGGTGGCTTCCATTTTCGTTTCTTTCTTAGAAATTCTCGGTTTTTTATGTATTTCCTTTTTCATTCAGAGTATAGAAGGCGGGGTTAAAAAAGGTAAAGATTTTTTTCGATTCTCTCAGATATTTTGTTTTTTTCAGTTTGATTCATTTTATGTATCTGGTTGTTTTGTTATTTTTTTGTATGTTATTAGATATATTTCTGTTAATTTTTTAAATAGGTATTTTTTTGATTTTATTTATAGTAGACAGGAAATTGTATCTAGAAATTTTGTTGAGAGAATTTTTTATAGAAAGTATCCTTATTATCAGCATATTGACTCTTCTGAAGCGATTAATATTGTTTCCAGTCAAATTCCAGATTTTGTGCATTATGTTGTTGTTCGAATATATCTTATTTTTTTAGAAATAATTAGTTCCGTTCCCGTTCTTGTTCTTGTTCTTATGCAAGCTCCTAAAGCTGTTTTTGTGGTAGGTGTGCTTAGTGGTACTCTTTTTCTTATGGGCTATCGAAGCATTCGCAAAAGAATTGTCCCGTTGGGAAGGCGGGAAAGGGTGAGTCTTGAACAAATGGTTCGATACCTTCAACAAGGTTTGGGAATGCTGAAAGAGGCTCGTCTTGCTGGGAGGGAGTCTTTTTTCTTAGAGTCTTACGAAGAGAGCAATCGTGTGTTTTGTGACTCTAGAAGTTTATATATGACTTTGGCGAGTAGGATTCGTTTTTTGTTTGAGACGCTAGGTGTCATTGGATTGGTTTGTATAGGATTTTGGATATTTTTTTATAATAAAAATTATTATTATACTTCCACAACTTTGGGGATATTAGCTACTGGAATTGTTCGTCTTGTTCCAGCAATATCTAGAGTATTAGCTTGCTCTTTAGAGATACGACACTATATAAACAATGTAGAGATTCTGTGGCAGATGATTGTTGGTTCCAATAGATTGGAACAAAATATGCCTGCACAACAGATTTGTTCGACGCTTCAAAAACCTTTTCAGGAAGCACCCCCTTCTTTTATTCAAGAGGTAAGAATGATCGATGTAGAACATAACTATTCTTCCTCTTTAAAGCCTGCTCTTCATTCTGTTGCATGTTCATTTAAAAAAGGGGAATGTGTCGGTATCATAGGTCCTTCTGGCTCTGGAAAATCTACGTTTTTGGATATTTTTATGGGATTAATGAAGCCATCCGCAGGTGTTTTGGAGGTGGATGGACAAAAACTTATCTCCCCACATGATGTACAACGATGGCAGCGTAGAATAGCCTACGTGCCTCAAGATGTATTTTTGTGGGATGATAGTGTTCTGCACAACATTACATTTGACAATGAAAAAAATGGTTATGATCATGCTCGACTTGCCCAGGTAATTGAGCAAGCGCAGTTGGCGAGTGTTATCAAAGAACTGCCTCAAGGAATTCATACATGGGTAGGAGAGCGAGGGATACGACTTTCAGGAGGACAGCGACAAAGAATTGGTATTGCGAGGGCTCTGTATCGATCGGCTGAGGTGTTTGTTTTTGATGAAGCAACATCTGCGATCGATATTAACCTTGAACGAAGCCTTGTGGAAGTAATTCATAGTATAAAACCAAATAGACTAATCCTTATAGTCGCTCATCGCTTGGCTGCTGTTAGAAAATGTGATCGTATTCTCTTTATAAAGGGGGGGAGAATAGAGGATAAAGTGGACACAGATTACATTGTAGAGAAACAAGGGTGTTTGGAATTGTCTTCACGATGA
- a CDS encoding DegT/DnrJ/EryC1/StrS family aminotransferase — MRTSRIYLSPPHVGEGERALLLEAFGSNWIAPLGPHVEAFENEFCQKIGISHAVALSSGTAALHLALLLLHVGYGDEVFTATLTFAATVNAIRYVGASPVLIDSEVRSWNMDPALLAEELKRCAHRGQLPKAVIVVDLYGQCADYASILEVCAAYDVPVIEDAAEALGATYQGKAAGNFGTMAAFSFNGNKIITTGGGGMLVSSRKDYIDRARFLATQARDPTPHYQHSEIGYNYRLSNLLAAVGRGQLRVLEDRVMRRRAHAARYRRAFASIPGISFMPEAAYGRSNGWLSCIAVDPSQFGVSCEEIRLHLEHHQIESRPVWKPMHLQPVFSNCRVVGGSVSENLFNRGLCLPSGSSMKEHEQARVINAILELRNKSVVK; from the coding sequence ATGAGAACGTCTCGTATTTATTTGTCTCCTCCTCATGTGGGTGAAGGGGAGCGTGCTTTGCTTCTTGAGGCTTTTGGTTCGAATTGGATAGCTCCATTAGGGCCTCATGTGGAGGCTTTTGAAAACGAGTTTTGTCAAAAAATTGGGATTTCTCATGCAGTGGCGCTTTCCAGTGGTACTGCGGCTTTACATCTTGCTCTACTTTTGCTTCATGTAGGCTATGGTGATGAGGTTTTTACTGCAACTCTGACTTTTGCAGCGACTGTAAATGCAATTCGTTATGTGGGAGCATCTCCTGTTTTGATCGATAGCGAAGTGCGCAGTTGGAATATGGATCCGGCATTGTTGGCTGAAGAGCTGAAGAGATGTGCGCATCGAGGTCAACTGCCTAAAGCTGTGATTGTAGTGGATTTATATGGTCAGTGTGCAGATTATGCATCTATTCTTGAGGTTTGTGCAGCTTATGATGTACCTGTGATAGAAGATGCGGCAGAAGCGCTGGGAGCTACTTATCAAGGAAAAGCTGCAGGGAACTTTGGGACTATGGCTGCTTTCTCATTTAATGGGAACAAAATCATAACAACAGGGGGAGGAGGGATGCTTGTTTCGTCTCGGAAGGATTATATTGATAGGGCTAGGTTTTTGGCTACTCAGGCGCGCGATCCAACTCCGCATTACCAACACTCTGAAATTGGGTATAATTATCGCTTGAGCAATCTACTTGCAGCTGTAGGGCGTGGTCAGTTACGCGTTCTTGAGGATAGGGTGATGCGGCGGCGCGCCCATGCAGCTAGATACCGTAGGGCGTTTGCAAGTATTCCTGGAATTTCTTTTATGCCTGAGGCGGCGTATGGTCGCTCCAATGGATGGCTCAGTTGTATTGCAGTTGATCCTTCTCAATTTGGTGTTTCTTGTGAGGAAATTCGGTTACACTTGGAACATCATCAGATTGAGTCTCGCCCTGTTTGGAAGCCTATGCATTTACAGCCAGTTTTTTCCAATTGCCGCGTTGTAGGTGGGAGTGTCTCTGAGAATTTATTCAATCGGGGGTTATGTTTACCAAGTGGCTCATCAATGAAGGAGCATGAGCAGGCAAGGGTTATCAATGCTATCCTCGAGCTGAGAAATAAATCGGTTGTAAAATAG
- a CDS encoding polysaccharide biosynthesis protein, whose protein sequence is MKKTFGHMLKFWIDVGLLIVAYGLSFFLRFDGDIPSAYLTKLFFTLPYIIGTQYLCIKVAGTTKALWRYFSIYDFARLTQAIGFCTACFVSCSYLLRMNFMLWTRLQLALVPMSVLLIDAVLAIGGLVTTRICSRLLMKKRGLVSGEGSQAAVPALLVGAGQAGVMVVKELRSNHALNIKPVGFLDDDPLKIGSVIEGVPVLGKIEDIGVFIAKYQITQVLVTIASQSSSRIFRRIVWMCEGKNVSIKVIPGLGQIVGSKINLSQIRQVAIEDLLRRQPISLDEDLIRHSLYQQTVFLTGGGGSIGSELCRQILRFSPEKLIIVERNESGLFEIEQELKQNFPNIPVLAYVADICDPIRMEALLKKHSPSIVFHSAAYKHVPLMELNPIEAIRNNVLGTQLLADIANRYQVSKFVMISTDKAVNPTSVMGASKRAAEIYIHALSKRSQTAFSSVRFGNVLGSVGSVVPIFQKQIRQGGPVRITHPEMKRYFMTIAEASQLVLQAAALGKGGEIFILDMGEPVKIVDLAKDLIALSGLQEGEDIEIVYTGIRPGEKLFEELTLTGENAVATTHPQVFIGCFVATPWEDVKRYFNLLGELSPMSSEEQVKRLLRRLIPEYSPLSAMDGVLESGVKTEKVMGGLSL, encoded by the coding sequence ATGAAAAAAACATTCGGTCATATGCTCAAGTTTTGGATTGATGTGGGGTTGCTTATCGTTGCGTACGGGCTCTCTTTTTTTCTTCGATTTGATGGAGATATTCCTTCTGCATATCTAACAAAACTTTTCTTTACGTTGCCTTATATCATAGGGACTCAATACCTTTGTATTAAGGTGGCTGGTACGACCAAAGCGCTGTGGCGCTATTTTAGTATCTATGATTTTGCACGTTTGACTCAAGCGATAGGCTTTTGTACGGCCTGTTTTGTAAGTTGTTCTTATCTACTAAGAATGAATTTTATGCTCTGGACACGCCTTCAACTGGCTCTTGTCCCTATGAGTGTTCTCCTTATAGACGCAGTACTTGCTATTGGAGGTCTTGTAACTACTCGTATTTGTTCTCGTTTATTGATGAAGAAAAGAGGGTTGGTCAGTGGGGAAGGCAGTCAAGCTGCGGTACCAGCTCTTCTTGTAGGTGCCGGGCAGGCAGGAGTGATGGTTGTCAAAGAATTGCGGAGCAATCATGCTCTTAATATCAAGCCTGTTGGTTTTTTGGATGACGATCCATTAAAGATTGGCTCTGTGATCGAGGGTGTCCCGGTACTGGGTAAAATCGAAGACATTGGTGTGTTTATCGCTAAATATCAAATAACTCAGGTGTTGGTGACGATAGCCTCGCAATCTTCTAGCCGGATTTTTCGACGTATTGTTTGGATGTGTGAGGGTAAGAATGTTTCTATTAAGGTGATTCCAGGGCTTGGCCAGATTGTAGGAAGTAAGATCAATCTGTCTCAAATCCGTCAAGTCGCGATTGAAGATCTTCTGAGGCGGCAGCCTATCTCATTGGATGAAGATTTAATTCGACACAGTTTATATCAGCAGACTGTTTTTTTAACGGGAGGGGGAGGTAGTATCGGTTCAGAATTGTGCCGCCAGATCTTACGGTTTTCACCGGAAAAGCTCATTATTGTGGAGCGGAATGAGAGCGGCCTGTTTGAAATAGAACAAGAATTAAAACAGAATTTTCCTAATATCCCGGTACTCGCCTATGTTGCTGATATTTGCGATCCTATTCGAATGGAGGCTCTTTTAAAAAAACATTCCCCGTCGATTGTTTTCCATTCTGCTGCCTATAAGCATGTTCCCCTCATGGAGCTAAATCCTATCGAAGCAATACGCAATAATGTGCTGGGGACTCAGCTTCTTGCGGATATTGCGAATCGCTATCAAGTATCCAAGTTTGTGATGATTTCGACGGACAAGGCGGTGAATCCCACGTCTGTGATGGGAGCGTCCAAGAGAGCGGCGGAGATCTATATTCACGCTCTTTCAAAGCGAAGCCAGACTGCCTTTAGCAGTGTTCGTTTTGGTAATGTGTTGGGGTCTGTAGGGAGCGTTGTGCCTATTTTTCAGAAACAGATCAGGCAGGGAGGGCCTGTACGAATCACGCATCCGGAGATGAAGCGCTATTTTATGACGATTGCTGAGGCTAGCCAATTGGTACTTCAGGCTGCTGCTTTGGGGAAGGGCGGAGAGATTTTTATTCTAGATATGGGAGAGCCTGTTAAGATCGTGGATCTTGCAAAGGACTTGATAGCCCTTTCAGGGCTTCAGGAAGGGGAGGATATTGAAATCGTGTATACGGGGATAAGACCGGGCGAGAAACTATTTGAGGAGTTGACTTTAACGGGTGAGAACGCTGTTGCTACGACACATCCTCAAGTGTTTATTGGATGTTTTGTTGCTACTCCTTGGGAGGACGTAAAACGTTATTTTAACCTGTTGGGAGAGCTTTCACCGATGTCATCAGAAGAGCAGGTGAAGAGGTTACTGAGACGACTTATTCCTGAGTATTCGCCTCTTTCGGCCATGGATGGTGTCCTTGAGAGTGGGGTAAAGACGGAAAAAGTGATGGGAGGGCTGTCTCTCTAG
- a CDS encoding sugar transferase → MKISQSLSPSHKQRGWRLTIKQCGDRIIAGTLLAFTAPLFGIIGAAIYARMGPPIFFRQTRPGLHGRPFALLKFRTMNAHCDERGLLLDDAHRITPLGHFLRSTSLDELPQLLNVLKGELSLVGPRPLLMEYLQLYSPEEARRHDVLPGITGWSQVNGRNALTWEEKLKLDVWYVDHWSLALDVIILAKTFVSVLKRQGIFFPGQATMPKFSRETALPSLFPSLPHSQGHHPWPKEANTQE, encoded by the coding sequence ATGAAAATATCCCAATCACTCTCACCTAGCCACAAACAAAGAGGATGGAGGCTCACAATAAAGCAGTGCGGCGATCGAATAATTGCAGGTACTCTGCTGGCTTTCACAGCTCCTCTATTTGGCATTATCGGTGCAGCCATTTATGCACGTATGGGACCACCTATTTTCTTTCGCCAAACAAGGCCTGGCCTCCACGGTCGTCCCTTTGCCCTCCTCAAATTCCGCACGATGAACGCCCACTGTGACGAGCGCGGGCTTCTTCTTGATGACGCTCACCGGATTACACCTCTCGGACACTTTTTACGCTCAACCAGTCTAGATGAGCTTCCTCAGCTCCTGAATGTGCTCAAAGGAGAGCTTAGCCTTGTAGGTCCTCGCCCACTTCTCATGGAATACCTGCAACTCTACTCTCCTGAAGAAGCTCGCCGCCATGACGTACTTCCAGGAATCACCGGATGGTCACAAGTCAATGGACGCAACGCGCTCACATGGGAAGAAAAATTAAAGCTAGACGTCTGGTACGTTGATCATTGGAGCCTAGCCCTCGATGTCATCATTTTAGCTAAGACATTTGTATCTGTTCTAAAACGTCAGGGCATCTTTTTCCCAGGACAGGCAACCATGCCCAAATTTTCTAGAGAGACAGCCCTCCCATCACTTTTTCCGTCTTTACCCCACTCTCAAGGACACCATCCATGGCCGAAAGAGGCGAATACTCAGGAATAA
- a CDS encoding UDP-N-acetylmuramate dehydrogenase, whose amino-acid sequence MRIQQHVCLAPLTTLQLGGTASQFLDAGSEEDVETAVQQMDSLQERIFVIGGGSNVVVSDQGFDGLVLRPTLSGMHLSRLKNTIFVDVAAGEVWDSVVDEAVAQGGAGIECLSGIPGWVGASPVQNIGAYGQEIAQVLVRVRAFDREEKKWVWIEKRECQFSYRTSIFKKSDRYVITRVRLSLMASATRESEPISYPELTQILGISKGARAPLEAVREAVIELRRSKGMILDAHDPDSVGAGSFFMNPIVTSEELAQLERKAYEQKELPFSHPLPHFEADGGRWKIPAAWLIEHSGFSRGFGMQHVGISRKHCLALVHRGGGTTKELLLLADQIQQGVWQKWGVWLMFEPVLVGFS is encoded by the coding sequence ATGCGTATTCAGCAGCATGTTTGTTTGGCCCCGCTGACTACTTTGCAGCTTGGAGGAACAGCCAGTCAGTTTTTGGATGCTGGTTCAGAGGAGGATGTTGAGACCGCTGTCCAACAAATGGATAGCTTGCAGGAGCGAATCTTTGTGATAGGGGGGGGGAGCAATGTTGTCGTAAGCGATCAAGGTTTCGATGGGCTTGTGCTGAGGCCTACTCTTTCCGGGATGCATCTTTCTCGATTGAAAAACACGATTTTTGTAGATGTTGCTGCTGGGGAAGTATGGGATTCGGTAGTCGACGAAGCTGTAGCGCAGGGAGGGGCAGGAATTGAGTGTTTGTCCGGTATTCCTGGATGGGTAGGTGCCTCTCCTGTTCAAAATATTGGAGCGTATGGGCAAGAGATCGCGCAGGTACTTGTTCGTGTGCGTGCGTTCGATCGGGAGGAAAAGAAATGGGTGTGGATAGAGAAAAGAGAGTGTCAATTTTCCTATCGAACCAGTATTTTTAAAAAAAGCGATCGGTATGTTATCACACGAGTTCGCCTGAGCCTTATGGCCAGCGCAACGCGAGAGAGCGAGCCGATCAGTTATCCTGAGTTGACTCAAATTCTTGGTATTTCAAAAGGTGCAAGAGCCCCCTTAGAGGCAGTTCGTGAAGCCGTTATCGAGTTGCGACGTTCTAAAGGCATGATTCTTGATGCTCATGATCCCGACTCGGTGGGTGCAGGCTCTTTTTTTATGAATCCGATAGTGACTTCTGAAGAGTTGGCACAACTTGAGCGTAAGGCTTATGAGCAGAAGGAGCTCCCTTTCTCTCATCCCCTGCCTCATTTTGAGGCTGATGGAGGAAGATGGAAAATTCCTGCTGCTTGGCTTATTGAACACAGCGGTTTTTCCAGAGGTTTTGGAATGCAGCATGTTGGAATATCACGCAAGCATTGCCTTGCTCTCGTGCACCGCGGGGGGGGAACGACGAAAGAACTCCTTTTGCTTGCTGATCAGATTCAACAGGGAGTTTGGCAAAAATGGGGAGTTTGGCTTATGTTTGAGCCGGTTTTGGTGGGGTTCTCTTGA
- a CDS encoding tetratricopeptide repeat protein produces MTTMLEMDDELREIKRELTESRTLIIRTNNLTNALSADIRSMLQKEQLREQRLVWTSATAYVVFVLVVLVALKFAWDARVEAIKLEAQQKIGDIERLRKEWREEHKWHEEHTRAEGQVYAFYELLQQGRLQDFVEHYQEIKNERMTKTEAAFLAEATEKAQHQLAYEAYLRGLERTHAQRWQESASAYEESLRYADYLPTALNAKIGLAEAYRHLQRYPEAIAILHKLMETKLPKDVRDDILYQLALCETALQAWPEAKNTWQTLLRRFPDSRYAVEARVQIARLPPTPSTP; encoded by the coding sequence ATGACAACCATGCTGGAAATGGATGATGAACTTCGCGAAATTAAGCGTGAACTCACCGAATCGCGAACGCTTATAATACGCACAAACAATCTCACCAATGCTCTCAGCGCTGACATTCGGTCGATGCTTCAAAAAGAGCAATTGCGCGAACAACGCCTCGTTTGGACAAGTGCTACTGCTTATGTTGTGTTTGTACTCGTCGTGTTAGTCGCTTTAAAATTTGCATGGGATGCGCGGGTCGAAGCAATCAAACTGGAAGCACAGCAGAAAATAGGGGATATCGAGCGACTCCGGAAAGAGTGGCGCGAAGAACACAAATGGCATGAAGAACATACTCGCGCAGAAGGGCAAGTTTACGCTTTTTATGAACTGCTTCAACAAGGGCGCCTTCAAGATTTTGTCGAACACTACCAGGAAATCAAAAATGAGCGGATGACGAAAACAGAAGCTGCTTTTCTCGCAGAAGCGACAGAAAAAGCCCAACATCAACTGGCATATGAAGCCTATCTGCGCGGTCTCGAACGAACTCACGCCCAACGGTGGCAAGAATCCGCATCGGCCTACGAAGAATCCCTGAGGTATGCTGATTATTTACCGACTGCTCTCAATGCGAAAATAGGTCTCGCGGAAGCTTATCGCCATTTACAGCGTTATCCAGAAGCGATCGCCATTCTTCACAAGTTAATGGAGACGAAACTCCCTAAAGATGTGCGAGATGATATCCTCTACCAATTAGCCCTCTGTGAAACTGCTCTCCAAGCATGGCCCGAAGCAAAAAACACGTGGCAAACCCTCCTCCGGCGATTTCCTGATTCTCGGTATGCAGTAGAAGCCCGTGTGCAGATAGCTCGCCTCCCTCCTACGCCATCTACCCCCTAG